Proteins encoded in a region of the Micropterus dolomieu isolate WLL.071019.BEF.003 ecotype Adirondacks linkage group LG07, ASM2129224v1, whole genome shotgun sequence genome:
- the sestd1 gene encoding SEC14 domain and spectrin repeat-containing protein 1 isoform X2 has product MSNVNMEATNILPILKKKLAFLSGGKDRRSGLILTIPLSSDQTSMEELSATLDYLLSIPSEKCKARGFTVIVDGRKSQWNIVKTVVLMLQNVIPAEVSLVCVVKPDEFWDKKVTHFCFWKEKDRLGFEVILVSANKLTRYIEPCQLTDDFGGSLDYDHSDWLNKRLIFEKFTKESTSLLDELSIINDTDKSSSVEKDKSADCALLPSFDPETVLQTGHELLSELQQRRFNGSEGGGGGQGGPAWCPMEEELLAQPQVMKLLDSLREQYTRYQELCRQRNKRTQLDEIHAKVMQVVTWLQGPGSELLKTQQAIGDSIRAAQALQQKHEEIESQHSEWFAVYVELNQQIAALLSAGEEEEVVELKALQQQLSDVCYQQAAQLEGRQNVLQAAQGFHSTTQELSQQLDGLLGMLCADVAPADGASIQQNLKLLEEKLQTVEAGLASLRQKGALLLEQMCTQPSWSLEETESPAGEQQENVQHIQAVMEEMQLRKQRCEDMVDVRRLKMLQMVQLFKCEEDALQAVEWLGELLDALLKTHVRLGDESQETRTMLDKHRKFVDVAQSTYDYGRQLLQATVVLCQSLRCTTRSSGDTLPRLNRVWKQFSVSSEERQQRLELALSFHTAAERVLQQQCVDPDSLDEVDSSGKTLLDKLTMPVIFPDGSEQYFGSPSDTAAAAEAVRERLLLVEERRLQLQEAGVHHEEEEEEVLNRQEARLDVIGEELSEKEEQDEEEEEEEEEVLNRQEARLDVIGEELSEKEEQDEEEEEEAEQQQEEDLERATQDC; this is encoded by the exons ATGTCCAACGTCAACATGGAAGCGACCAACATCCTCCCCATCCTCAAGAAGAAACTGGCCTTTCTGtcag GGGGCAAAGACCGGCGAAGTGGTCTGATCCTGACCATCCCCCTCAGCTCAGATCAGACCAGCATGGAGGAGCTCAGCGCCACATTGGACTACCTGCTCAGCATTcccag tGAGAAGTGCAAGGCTCGGGGTTTCACCGTGATCGTGGACGGACGAAAGTCTCAGTGGAACATTGTGAAGACTGTGGTGCTCATGTTGCAG AATGTGATACCGGCCGAGGTGTCGCTGGTCTGCGTGGTGAAGCCAGATGAATTCTGGGATAAAAAGGTCACACACTTCTGCTTCTGGAAGGAGAAAGACCGCCTGGGCTTCGAG gTGATCCTGGTTTCGGCCAATAAGCTGACTCGTTACATTGAACCCTGTCAGCTGACGGACGATTTTGGGGGAAGTCTGGACTACGACCACAGCGACTGGCTCAATAAGAGACTG ATTTTTGAGAAGTTCACCAAGGAGTCGACATCTCTACTGGACGAGCTGTCGATTATCAACGACACTGACAAGAGCAGCTCGGTAGAAAAAGACaa ATCAGCTGACTGTGCCCTCTTGCCATCCTTTGACCCTGAGACTGTCCTTCAGACAG GGCATGAGCTGCTGTCGGAGCTGCAGCAGCGTCGTTTTAACGGCtcagaggggggaggaggaggacagggag GTCCAGCCTGGTGTCCCatggaggaggagctgctggcTCAACCTCAGGTGATGAAGCTGCTGGACTCGCTCAGGGAGCAGTATACCAGGTACCAGGAGCTCTGCAGGCAGCGAAACAAACGCACCCAGCTAGACGAGATCCATGCCAAGGTCATGCAG gtgGTCACCTGGCTGCAGGGTCCAGGATCAGAGCTGTTGAAGACTCAGCAGGCAATCGGAGACTCGATTCGAGCTGCTCAGGCCCTGCAGCAGAAACACGAGGAGATCGAGAGCCAGCACAGT gaGTGGTTTGCGGTGTACGTGGAGTTGAACCAGCAGATCGCTGCCTTGCTCAGTGccggggaggaggaagaagttGTGGAGCTGAAGgcgctgcagcagcagctgagcgaCGTCTGCTACCAACAGGCGGCTCAGCTGGAAGGCCGACAGAACGTCCTGCAGGCCGCACAGGGCTTCCACAGCACCACACAGGag TTGTCCCAGCAGTTGGACGGTCTGCTGGGCATGCTCTGTGCTGATGTGGCTCCAGCTGATGGAGCCTCCATTCAGCAAAACCTCAAGCTGTTGGAGGAGAAGCTGCAGACTGTCG AGGCAGGTCTTGCTTCTCTACGTCAGAAGGGGGCGCTGTTGCTGGAGCAGATGTGCACGCAGCCTTCCTGGTCTCTGGAGGAAACGGAGAGTCCAGCTGGAGAACAACAGGAGAACGTTCAGCACATCCAGGCTGTGATGGAGGAGATGCAGCTCCGCAAGCAGAG GTGTGAAGACATGGTGGACGTGAGGAGGCTGAAGATGCTGCAGATGGTTCAACTGTTCAAATGTGAAGAAGACGCTTTACAG gcaGTAGAGTGGCTTGGCGAGCTGTTGGACGCCCTGTTGAAGACTCACGTTAGACTGGGCGACGAGTCTCAGGAGACGAGGACAATGTTGGACAAACACAGGAAGTTTGTGGATGTCGCTCAG AGCACCTATGATTACGGCCGTCAGTTGCTGCAGGCGACCGTCGTCCTCTGTCAGTCTCTGCGCTGTACGACACGCTCGTCTGGAGACACTCTGCCGAGACTCAACCGAGTCTGGAAACAGTTCAGCGTCAGCAGTGAGGAGAGACAACAGAGACTGGAGCTGGCTCTGAGCTTCCACACCGCTGCCGAGAGG GTGTTACAGCAGCAATGTGTGGACCCAGATTCTCTGGATGAAGTCGACTCTTCAGGAAAAACTCTGCTGGACAAACTGACCATGCCTGTTATCTTTCCTGATGG GAGCGAGCAGTACTTCGGGAGTCCCAGCGACACGGCAGCTGCAGCGGAGGCTGTCAGAGAGCGCCTCCTGCTGGTGGAGGAGCGACGGCTGCAGCTGCAGGAGGCGGGGGTCCAtcacgaggaggaggaggaggaagtgctAAACAGGCAGGAGGCACGGCTAGACGTGATTGGAGAGGAACTGAGCGAGAAAGAGGAGcaagatgaggaggaagaggaggag gaggaggaggtgctaAACAGGCAGGAGGCACGGCTAGACGTGATTGGAGAGGAACTGAGCGAGAAAGAGGAGcaagatgaggaggaagaggaggaggcggagcagcagcaggaggaagacTTAGAGAGGGCTACGCAGGACTGCTAA
- the sestd1 gene encoding SEC14 domain and spectrin repeat-containing protein 1 isoform X1: MSNVNMEATNILPILKKKLAFLSGGKDRRSGLILTIPLSSDQTSMEELSATLDYLLSIPSEKCKARGFTVIVDGRKSQWNIVKTVVLMLQNVIPAEVSLVCVVKPDEFWDKKVTHFCFWKEKDRLGFEVILVSANKLTRYIEPCQLTDDFGGSLDYDHSDWLNKRLIFEKFTKESTSLLDELSIINDTDKSSSVEKDKSADCALLPSFDPETVLQTGHELLSELQQRRFNGSEGGGGGQGGPAWCPMEEELLAQPQVMKLLDSLREQYTRYQELCRQRNKRTQLDEIHAKVMQVVTWLQGPGSELLKTQQAIGDSIRAAQALQQKHEEIESQHSEWFAVYVELNQQIAALLSAGEEEEVVELKALQQQLSDVCYQQAAQLEGRQNVLQAAQGFHSTTQELSQQLDGLLGMLCADVAPADGASIQQNLKLLEEKLQTVEAGLASLRQKGALLLEQMCTQPSWSLEETESPAGEQQENVQHIQAVMEEMQLRKQRCEDMVDVRRLKMLQMVQLFKCEEDALQAVEWLGELLDALLKTHVRLGDESQETRTMLDKHRKFVDVAQSTYDYGRQLLQATVVLCQSLRCTTRSSGDTLPRLNRVWKQFSVSSEERQQRLELALSFHTAAERVLQQQCVDPDSLDEVDSSGKTLLDKLTMPVIFPDGSEQYFGSPSDTAAAAEAVRERLLLVEERRLQLQEAGVHHEEEEEEVLNRQEARLDVIGEELSEKEEQDEEEEEEAEQQQEEDLERATQDC; encoded by the exons ATGTCCAACGTCAACATGGAAGCGACCAACATCCTCCCCATCCTCAAGAAGAAACTGGCCTTTCTGtcag GGGGCAAAGACCGGCGAAGTGGTCTGATCCTGACCATCCCCCTCAGCTCAGATCAGACCAGCATGGAGGAGCTCAGCGCCACATTGGACTACCTGCTCAGCATTcccag tGAGAAGTGCAAGGCTCGGGGTTTCACCGTGATCGTGGACGGACGAAAGTCTCAGTGGAACATTGTGAAGACTGTGGTGCTCATGTTGCAG AATGTGATACCGGCCGAGGTGTCGCTGGTCTGCGTGGTGAAGCCAGATGAATTCTGGGATAAAAAGGTCACACACTTCTGCTTCTGGAAGGAGAAAGACCGCCTGGGCTTCGAG gTGATCCTGGTTTCGGCCAATAAGCTGACTCGTTACATTGAACCCTGTCAGCTGACGGACGATTTTGGGGGAAGTCTGGACTACGACCACAGCGACTGGCTCAATAAGAGACTG ATTTTTGAGAAGTTCACCAAGGAGTCGACATCTCTACTGGACGAGCTGTCGATTATCAACGACACTGACAAGAGCAGCTCGGTAGAAAAAGACaa ATCAGCTGACTGTGCCCTCTTGCCATCCTTTGACCCTGAGACTGTCCTTCAGACAG GGCATGAGCTGCTGTCGGAGCTGCAGCAGCGTCGTTTTAACGGCtcagaggggggaggaggaggacagggag GTCCAGCCTGGTGTCCCatggaggaggagctgctggcTCAACCTCAGGTGATGAAGCTGCTGGACTCGCTCAGGGAGCAGTATACCAGGTACCAGGAGCTCTGCAGGCAGCGAAACAAACGCACCCAGCTAGACGAGATCCATGCCAAGGTCATGCAG gtgGTCACCTGGCTGCAGGGTCCAGGATCAGAGCTGTTGAAGACTCAGCAGGCAATCGGAGACTCGATTCGAGCTGCTCAGGCCCTGCAGCAGAAACACGAGGAGATCGAGAGCCAGCACAGT gaGTGGTTTGCGGTGTACGTGGAGTTGAACCAGCAGATCGCTGCCTTGCTCAGTGccggggaggaggaagaagttGTGGAGCTGAAGgcgctgcagcagcagctgagcgaCGTCTGCTACCAACAGGCGGCTCAGCTGGAAGGCCGACAGAACGTCCTGCAGGCCGCACAGGGCTTCCACAGCACCACACAGGag TTGTCCCAGCAGTTGGACGGTCTGCTGGGCATGCTCTGTGCTGATGTGGCTCCAGCTGATGGAGCCTCCATTCAGCAAAACCTCAAGCTGTTGGAGGAGAAGCTGCAGACTGTCG AGGCAGGTCTTGCTTCTCTACGTCAGAAGGGGGCGCTGTTGCTGGAGCAGATGTGCACGCAGCCTTCCTGGTCTCTGGAGGAAACGGAGAGTCCAGCTGGAGAACAACAGGAGAACGTTCAGCACATCCAGGCTGTGATGGAGGAGATGCAGCTCCGCAAGCAGAG GTGTGAAGACATGGTGGACGTGAGGAGGCTGAAGATGCTGCAGATGGTTCAACTGTTCAAATGTGAAGAAGACGCTTTACAG gcaGTAGAGTGGCTTGGCGAGCTGTTGGACGCCCTGTTGAAGACTCACGTTAGACTGGGCGACGAGTCTCAGGAGACGAGGACAATGTTGGACAAACACAGGAAGTTTGTGGATGTCGCTCAG AGCACCTATGATTACGGCCGTCAGTTGCTGCAGGCGACCGTCGTCCTCTGTCAGTCTCTGCGCTGTACGACACGCTCGTCTGGAGACACTCTGCCGAGACTCAACCGAGTCTGGAAACAGTTCAGCGTCAGCAGTGAGGAGAGACAACAGAGACTGGAGCTGGCTCTGAGCTTCCACACCGCTGCCGAGAGG GTGTTACAGCAGCAATGTGTGGACCCAGATTCTCTGGATGAAGTCGACTCTTCAGGAAAAACTCTGCTGGACAAACTGACCATGCCTGTTATCTTTCCTGATGG GAGCGAGCAGTACTTCGGGAGTCCCAGCGACACGGCAGCTGCAGCGGAGGCTGTCAGAGAGCGCCTCCTGCTGGTGGAGGAGCGACGGCTGCAGCTGCAGGAGGCGGGGGTCCAtcacgaggaggaggaggaggaagtgctAAACAGGCAGGAGGCACGGCTAGACGTGATTGGAGAGGAACTGAGCGAGAAAGAGGAGcaagatgaggaggaagaggaggag gcggagcagcagcaggaggaagacTTAGAGAGGGCTACGCAGGACTGCTAA
- the dnajc15 gene encoding dnaJ homolog subfamily C member 15, with amino-acid sequence MANGGVTVDDMRYAEYTPKTTVRSDTDIDRRLGGTLIAVGLGVAAAGFAGRYAFHLWKPLGQVFSETVKKMPTSGFSSYYKGGFEQKMSKREASLVLGISPTSTKAKVREAHRRIMVLNHPDKGGSPYLAAKINEAKDLLDKESRR; translated from the exons ATGGCGAACGGTGGAGTGACCGTAGATGACATGCGATATGCTGAATACACTCCTAAAACAACCGTGAGGAGCGACACGGACATAGACAGACGGCTG GGAGGGACTCTGATTGCAGTCGGTCTTGGTGTGGCAGCTGCAGGGTTTGCAG GCCGCTATGCATTCCACCTGTGGAAGCCTCTTGGACAAGTCTTCTCTGAAACTGTCAAGAAGATGCCAACATCA GGTTTCTCATCATATTACAAAGGAGGTTTTGAGCAGAAGATGTCCAAACGAGAGGCCAGCCTCGTCCTTGGTATCAG TCCAACCAGCACTAAGGCCAAGGTACGTGAGGCCCATCGGAGGATCATGGTCCTGAACCATCCAGATAAAG GTGGGTCACCGTATCTCGCCGCCAAGATCAACGAGGCCAAAGACCTTTTGGACAAAGAGTCCCGGCGATGA